CATGGCATCCACCACACTGGCCCACCAGGACTTCTCCGGTTTCAGGGCCTGGCCGAACATGAACTGCTCGTTGTCCATCAGCCGGACGGAGGCGGGTTGACATCTCCTCCGCGCCACTTCGCGCATGAAGAGCACTCCCTGCTCGAAGTTGGGAAAGGCCAGGGATCCGTAACGCCTCAACGATGGCAGGGGACGCACCTTGAGCACCACTTCGGTGATTACTCCCAGAGTGCCCTCGGATCCCAAGATGACATGGTTGAAATCAGGTCCACAACTCACGCGCGGCGCACTGCATTCACGTTCCAGCGTTCCCGACGGAGTGACCATCCTAACTCGCACCACCAGATCCTCTATGTTACCATAGACGTTCTTCTTCATGCCAGATGCACGAGTTGCCACCCAGCCGCCCAGGGTGCTGAACTCATACGAATCCGGTTCGTGGCCAACTGTCAGACCTTCACTTCGCAACACCCTCTCCAGATCCTGACCCACAATGCCGGACTCAAAGCATACGGTGAGATTCTCCCGGTTTAGCCACAATAGTCGATTCATCTGAGAGGTGTCCAGGGCGCAGATCATTCGGCTCTCGTTCTGCGGACAGGTGATGGCTCCCGATACACTCGTTCCACCACCAAAAGGCACCAGCATCACATTGTGCTTGTTGGCCAGCCGCACCAACTGGACTACCTCATCGTGGCAACGTGGCCACACCACCAAATCGGGTATCCGTCGAAACTTGTGGTGCCACAGGCTGTATATATCGTTGAGGGTCTGGCCATGGCACCGCACCAACCGATCGATTCCCTCCGCAGAGTAATCCACCTGGGTGGTGCCCTTCAGTTCGTGCAGGAAGGGTGCGTTCTCCACTGGCCGCGGATACGTTCGTGGCAACTGGGGATACTGCTTGGTGGTATCCACTCGCAGATCGAACTTCTTCTCCACCCACTTGGTGAAACTGGGCAGCTCGCATCCACCGAGGGGATATCTGTGGGGAAATGGGATATGCTTTCACTATTCAATTCGGAAATTGAATGTACTCTACTCACTTTTCACCGCGAAAACAGATGATACCATCCTTACCATAAAACTGCGAGTCGTTATATCCCCATCCGAACCACTTAAGCGCCTCATGtctgttttttaaatattatttatattaattaacatTGGGGTTAGGCTTaacataaaaattgcattagAATAAATACGGACTAAGTGGCTTCAATTGTGATAAAAcaaggaatttttttttttaatttaaatggttAAATAAAGTTATTAGTAAACTACACCCATTACCGACTTAAggttaatttaaacaaatgtttcaaaaaaatactttaaatttctttttggaactaaaataaactaaattaaacataaatatttactacTATAGATACAACAATTAAAACTGAAATTGAATCTTCTGGTTTAGATTGATTTCTTTGGTGTGAAAGGGGCTTAGTTTGAGTTGTTTGGCACTCTTTGGCACTCACCGCTTCTTGGGGATGACGCTCTCCACGCGCTTGGACAGGCGGGAGTCGAGGGCGAGGGCGGTACCTTCGCCGGGCGCCGACGATTCCGGAGCTTCCGTGGTCACCGCATTCCGCTTGGCTGCCATTATTTCGCCGATTTGTGCACTTGACTTTTGAGGGAATTTGAGCAATTATTTCTAGGTAATTGCAGAAACGCTTTTCATGTGCACAAAATCGATAATTGATGTGATTCCTTTTTTTGCGGCGTCCGAAAAAAAACTTGGCCTGCTTTTTTCTTTATAGATATCTGacacttttttttcgaataagATGTATCAACTTATGAGTGGATTCCTAAAGTGCCAGGAATTCACTTTGCgctaaaaactaaatttaCCTAAATAGAAATTGCACTAGAAATTTATGCGGCCTATGTTGCGCGCACTTGGCTTTCGTTTCCTCAACTGCACGGAAATCGGAATAACGAGACAACTGACGGAGAGAGAGAACGGAATTATTACGGAGAGTTCAAAGAGAGTCCGCCCCCCAAAACTGGCGCGAATCATTAACCGATTCGCAAAACggttaatttttcaaaatttgtttttgctaAACTGGATACATTCTAAGCAAGCGTTGACATTTAGTTTCGAGATGATAGAACTAAATGCAAACGAAATCACTTTTTGTCGAAATTTCAAGCGAGCAACATCGATTTTGGCTGATGAAAAAATCGCTGtgattttttccaaatttctgtgaagttagtaaaaaaaaattatatttttagacacAAGCTTAAAACTTGTATACTTTCCGGATTTTTCTTTTAGAATGCCGGCAAAAAAGGAATCAAACAAGGGTGCTAAGAAAGGAGCTGCCGCTCCAGCTGGTGCCAAGCCGACCGCCGATCCTGTGACTTCCGAATCGAACAACGCAGCGGAACCAGCCGCCAAGGAAGCCAAGGGTTCCAAGAAGggcaaaggcaaaaagaaGTAAGTTCCCCAACTAGTTTGGTGGAACTAACTTAAAAAGAGGAATTCAATGTTTCCGTAGAACAATAAACCAATGGTTTAAAGCAATGTAAAATATTCTCTATGTGCATAACCGTTTCGCTCAGGGGATGAAACTACTTCGCCCACGAGCGAGAGAATCGAAAGTTGGGGTTGGCGGGCTTTTTAGGGGTGGTAATCACCCACAACCTTCTGcgctctcttttttttatcagtGTGATGCGTGCGATAGTGATTCATGCATGATTTCTGAATGATGTGCCGCTCCAAAAGGACATGGGCGTACCAGGGAGTCTCTTCACCCATGTCCTCCGTATGATACACGCTTATTAgattatatttcatttgttaCACCATATATTTTGGACATTTTCTAACTATTTAAGTTGTTCCTTTCCATAAATATATGCCTAAGCCACTGCAAACAggtgttttaaattttaaattgtcctGTGGGAACTGTGTCAACGTACGTACAATGAAATGAGAGAACACGGAAAGTAACAAACTTAAAAGGTATTGCTCAAGCCTACTCCAACAACTTTTCTACAATTACCTCACaattttaagaaaaaaaaaaaacaattttaaatcaatCGAAACCTATTACTTGTAATTGCTTGCTAATTATTTATGCACACCCTTAAGTGTTTTAGAACCtccgctaaaataaataagtaccCAACAGTTTGTTAGCCTTCATATAGGATTATTGATTACTTCTcctttttataatttttagagaatctttaaaatttttaatcttTCCGTTTTGTTTGTCCTTTGATTATGAACTATTTTTAAAACGATAACAGATTGAAAAAATCCTTTATTATCACGATAGATAACACACTCTTATATTGATATTGCACGATTTGCTCAAGTGATGCAGCAAGATTTGCAAAGCTAATGCAAGATTTGCACAGATATCCCATATCACCATATCGCACTCACATCGACCGATTTCGATTCGGATACGGAACCAACTGCAGCGGACAACTTTAAAACCATAACTGAGCTCAGCTTTTCTCTTGCAAATGGCAGGGGCAACAAGCACACATGGTTTATTACGTACTTATTTGCACTATGCTGTAGAGTTTTTAACAATTGTTTGAAGTGTAAATTCGTCAATGCTCCGCCGACGACGCAGCCGTAcgacaaaaagcaaaaatagaaagaaaaaaatggaaaaaaaggcggttatttgaataattttcaCACCATCGAAACACACGAAACCTGACGACACTTAATGTCTGACTTGGGATAGTGTGAGCTCAGCTTTAATTGGTTGTTTTTGACCGGAATTCGCATTAACCCATTTGAACTTTGCAACTTCGAAAACGCTTGATTTCCCTTactgttatttgttttattaccAAGTTAGCGAGATGCCGTTATCAGCCGTTGGGGCAACACGATAGGCGCGGCTCACCTAAGCGCAATCGCAGCCAGGAAGTGCAGAGTAAATATTAATTAGCAATGCGTTAAGCGTTTTGAGTAAAATTGCAAGCGTAACTGCAATATTTTTGAACGTTTTTTTAGTTCCCATTTTGAATGGAACGGTTGCGTTGTGGCGCCATCTGTGTGTCAGTCTATAAAACCGAGACTGTGCACTTTCGATAGTTATGCGATGCTTAGAAATATCTTTTACTGCAAATAATTACTAAGGAATATTAACTTACAAGCATCATGTCAGAACGAATCACTTAATGTCTTTAAAATGTAAGCTTGAagcttaaaatatattttttaggtATATAAACAATCTATAGGTCGCTACTGACAATTCCATCCGTGACTAATTGACCACCCACCACTAGCGCGTTCGGCATTTACCAACACTAACACCTGCAAGCAACTTGTCATTTTCAAAGcgaaaaacattaaataaaacgcaattggatggcaaaaataaatattacccCCTCATGTTTGACATACAGCGTTTGAGTAAGCAATGAAATCATCTATTTGGGGACAGTAAATGCGAGAAAGAGCGAAAAGAGAGGCTCAGTCAGTCGCCTCTGTGTGTATGCGAGTGTGGGTGAGTGTGCCTGTGCGTGTTAGTGTTGGTGGGCAGAACAATAACAAGCCCAAAAATGCCAATGGACATGGAATGTAATGGAGCAGGACCAACAATAACGTTCCATCGGAGGCGATGAATCACAGGTGAGTGTAGGAGCCCAACCCCAAATCCCGTCCAGACAGTCAgcttacatatgtacatgaaTACAAATTGCAGCAGCCACAAACGTGCCTTAATTAACGAACGAAAAGCAATACACTTAATCCAAAGATGCCGCTGCTGAGCAAATGCTTCCCCTGCTTCAAATTCAAGCGCGAGGAGGTGATCGACAAGCTGGACTACAGTAATACCCCGCTAACGGATTTCCCAGAAGTTTGGCAGCACGAGCGAACCCTGGAGGAGCTTTACCTGAGCACCACAAGAGTACGTCCCTATTTATTCTTATCTGTGTACTTAATTTACCCTGCATTATTATCCAGTTGCAAGCTCTGCCACCGCAATTGTTTTATTGCCAAGGATTAAGGGTGCTTCACGTAAACAGCAACAATTTGGAGAGCATTCCACAGGCCATTGGCAGTCTGCGACAGCTGCAGCATCTGGATCTCAACCGGAATCGTGAGGTTTCCTTCTTTGTGCTTCACTCAGTACTAAAATACCACTTATTCCATTAGTTATTGTCAATGTGCCCGAGGAAATCAAGTCCTGTAAGCACTTAACCCACTTGGACCTGAGCTGCAACAGTTTGCAACGTCTTCCCGATGCCATTACCTCGCTAATTTCGCTGCAGGAGCTGCTGCTAAACGAGACCTATCTAGAATTCCTACCAGCCAACTTTGGCCGATTGGTAAATCTGAGAATTCTGGAGCTGCGACTCAACAATCTCATGACACTTCCCAAATCCATGGTGAGACTAATCAACCTACAGAGGCTGGACATTGGCGGTAATGAATTTACCGAGTTGGTAAGCAATAAGAACCGGGAACTTATAAGCTCTGACAAAGAATTACAAAGAAACTCAATGTCATTCAACGCAAAAGCTTTGTAAATAAGTGCCTTTTTTAATctcaaattataaatatttggttGAGTGTCGTTAAACTTTTGTCAGATCTTGTAAATCACGTttttaaatgcttaaatttaaagtcttctaaattaatttataactCCACAGCCCGAAGTTGTCGGCGAGTTGAAGTCCCTTCGCGAACTATGGATCGACTTCAATCAAATACGTCGTGTTTCGGCCAACATTGGAAAGCTACGCGATCTGCAGCACTTCGAGGCCAATGGCAACTTGCTGGACACTCTTCCCAGCGAGCTGAGCAACTGGCGCAATGTGGAGGTACTATCTATATGCTCCAACAGCCTGGAGGCCTTTCCCTTCAGCGTGGGCATGCTGAAGTCCCTGGTGACATTCAAGTGCGAGTCAAACGGTTTGACAGAGTTACCCGACAGCATAAGCTACTTGGAACAGCTCGAGGAACTAGTATTAAGCCACAACAAGCTTATACGCCTACCTAGCACAATTGGGATGTTGCGTAGCCTTCGCTTTCTGTTCGCCGATGATAATCAACTACGACAACTACCAGATGAGCTGTGCAGCTGTCAGCAGTTGAGTGTGCTAAGTGTGGCGAACAATCAGTTGTCCGCTCTACCACAGAACATTGGAAACCTGAGCAAGATGAAGGTACTCAATGTGGTGAATAACTACATAAATGCATTGCCAGTTTCGATGTTAAATCTGGTTAATCTCACATCGATGTGGCTAAGCGATAACCAATCGCAGCCCTTGGTGCCGCTGCAATATCTAGATGCAAGTACAAAGACCCAGTTGACCTGCTTCATGCTGCCCCAAGTCACATTCAAGATGAACAGTATACAGGCCCAACAGCAGGCTCAGGAGCAGTATGAGTTCGTTTACGCCAACCAGCAGCAGCCTCACGCGAGTCCCTCGAGAAGGATTTGCTTCGCCGAGGAGGCCACCATTCTTAGCAACGCCAAAGCACAGCCAGCGCCCAATTATCCCAGCTTTGTGGCCGCTCCGCCGACGCCAACGCCCGATCAGATGGCTGGGTCTGTGCGGTTAATGCGTTCACCCACACCTTATCCCAAGGAGCTGCGACAAATGTCCAAATATGTGAGGCAGGCTCAGGCGGCGACCTCATCGGCCAATGCCAGCGAGGTAAGGGAGGCACGCGTAGTAACCAATGGACAAATTCACTGTGATAGCAACAATGCCAACCAGGATGTTGTGGACCAGGCCACAACAAGTGCAATATACGGCATTGCGCCCGAAACGACACACATCTACGGAGTCTATCAGCAACCGCAGCAGATGGCGCACCCGGTGCCAACGCAGGAGTACTACGGCCTGCCACTGGTCAACTACGAAGCACACTATCAGCAGCTTTACGTCGAGGCCAACACGCCGCTTCCCACCACGCATTTAAACGGGGATCAGGACTATGAGTTGCAACcgctgcagcaacaaccaaTGCAGCAACAGGCGCTGCCAACACCCCGGTTGGAACCACCACCATACCACATAGCTCGAGTTTACACAAAGAAAACGCCCGAGGATCTCAACCTTTACGAGTCCATGAGGCAGcgaaagcagcaacaacagctgcaAGAACAAACCATCTACCAAGATGCTTTGAATAGCAATAGTAACTTTAAAACGACAGCGATTGGCGCTCAGGACGTCGAAGAGTCAGTCGATCAGTTGGACTACCAAAATAATATTAGCAATAATTTAGAGCCAAATCCGGAGGAGGAAGACCAGGAGCTGGATGACACTATGTCGCAGCACTCGCTTAATTCCACGGCCACTAACAATACTTCCAAAGCGAGCCATAAGAAATCCACCTGGATCTTTGGTGTCCACAAAAATCCGACAGTCAAACAGGTTACTCTAAAATGGGAGAACTCTATAGGCTTTGATATAGCCGAGCTTCTTAATCAGGTTAGTTCGAATATATTTAATCCTTATATCAGCCTATAATTTTAACAATTTACCACCACAGGTTGGCATCTTTGTGAGCTCCATAACGCCCAATACGAATGCCGCCCGCCTGCTTAATCTGAACGACAAGTTGCTGGAAATCGACGGCTACGACCTGACCAATGCCAACCTGAGCGATGCCAAACGAGTGCTGCTAAACTGCGGCACGGTCATGAACATAATGTTGTCGAGAAAATGATGGACCATCTATTTACCGACCTAAGCCGATTCCCATCCCGAGACCGAAGactttttgtgcatttttctaACGCATTTTTCCAATAAGCAGCATCGCCGAAATCGGATAACAAATTACTTGGACCGATCATAGTGTTAGTTCATAATACCCTTCCGTACTGGCGGTCAAACCATCAGTCATAGAGCACAATCGCCAGCTAGAGGATCCCATGCTTTTTGTATATTAGATAGACGAATCCAAACTGCCATTTTCTTTGCACCTCCATACTCGATAGAAGAATATTACCAGAAGACGGCCAAATTTAGTAGTTATAGCCCACAACAAGTATTCTCAAAATTTAAGTTGAATGAAGATGAATTGAATTTATgatttgactttaaagctgtTTATAATTCGAATTGAGCCACTTATAAGTTGGATTTATTTAATCAGTATCTAATcgatatcttatgtaaatagTTAAGTTATGCACTTAAGGAAGCAATAATATGTTTGGCCAATTATTAGTTCCAGTACTTTATTATTACAATGCGTAGATTACATTGAAGTGGCATTTGTATTGGAAGTTTGTGCTACCATTATTCTGACCGCCAGTGGAATGTATCAGcataatacatataaatagTGCAATTAGCGTCGAttataggtatatatatacgcACTCATTATATATACTCGCGATAATCAGACAAATTACCTTCAACTAGCGCCTATTTTACGCCCAGCGTTGTTCAAATTTGTTCCCAAAATTATATGTATAGATCAATTACTTGATTACAAAAGATATTTGCTGTTTATGTTAGTTGTTATGGTGCAGCAATACaaattctatatatatatatatttacatatacgTACGCAATCTATATTTATTGTCCAATCGATCGAAGTGtcaaacattattttcaatggTGAACTGTTAGCACAAACTGAATTCTCACGCTATTGGCATTGTGATcagtattattatttatctgGTTAAACACGTGAAATCTAATCGAAAGATAAGCACTTCTATATTCATAgcctttatatatatatatagtcatACATAGAGATGTGCATTATTGAAGAAcacacgcccacacacacacacaaacatactGCATAAATACGAATCTAGCTAACTTAAGCAAGCGCACACATTTTgccaattcaatttgatttaagAGCGTTACCACAAATCACTGAAATACAACATTCACTTTGTCATTTCGCCATAGTTTTTGATTAAATCTCATCCAGCCGCCGAAAGGGCCAAGTACAAAAACCATCTAGTCAACAGCCTGGCGGCCTTTTGATTAATGTCCCCGCCTGCTGCTGTCGTTATCGACAGGCAATTAtctatgaaaattaattgacGGCGACATTTGTAGTGTGCCATTTGGCCGACACCAGCGAAGCACGCAATCCAATCCCCCTGGAGAATCCGCTACATGCACCTCCTGCCACCGTGCTCCGCGGCTCCACTGGCTACGACATCATCAGCGACAGCGCCACCGAATGTTGTCTGTTGCGGCACTTTTGGCCACatgtatttgcataaaaagTGAACAACCAGCGGAATGGTCGTAAATTCAGCTGGAAAGTAGTGAACGAAAAAGCGCAACCGCGCACGATGGGCTGGAAAAGATAAATGGGCAAAATACCTTATGAAATATGGAGGTATTGCAATGTCACATataataagaaaatataatttagATATATAATTTATCATGATTTTTTAATCCAAAAATgatatacataaattaaatcttatttattataatatacaagaacgaatttataatttaaatttgggtatattacccaaacttttttttttaagtatatacatatattaatcTTTGATTTAGCTTCTGTTATAACCTTGTACTCATTCAACTtgatttacaaaaaatatgatgcAAAA
The sequence above is drawn from the Drosophila melanogaster chromosome 2R genome and encodes:
- the Agps gene encoding alkylglycerone phosphate synthase, isoform D; amino-acid sequence: MAAKRNAVTTEAPESSAPGEGTALALDSRLSKRVESVIPKKRHEALKWFGWGYNDSQFYGKDGIICFRGEKYPLGGCELPSFTKWVEKKFDLRVDTTKQYPQLPRTYPRPVENAPFLHELKGTTQVDYSAEGIDRLVRCHGQTLNDIYSLWHHKFRRIPDLVVWPRCHDEVVQLVRLANKHNVMLVPFGGGTSVSGAITCPQNESRMICALDTSQMNRLLWLNRENLTVCFESGIVGQDLERVLRSEGLTVGHEPDSYEFSTLGGWVATRASGMKKNVYGNIEDLVVRVRMVTPSGTLERECSAPRVSCGPDFNHVILGSEGTLGVITEVVLKVRPLPSLRRYGSLAFPNFEQGVLFMREVARRRCQPASVRLMDNEQFMFGQALKPEKSWWASVVDAMKQRYVTSWKGIDLNQICAATLLFEGDLKDVQRQEALIYEIAEKFQGFPAGGQNGERGYILTFVIAYIRDFGLHQGIVAESFETSVPWDRCSLLCRSVKQRVVSECSKRSINYYTISCRVTQTYDAGACIYFYFGFRSTDVADPVELFEAIEHSARDEILSCGGSLSHHHGVGKIRSHWYRNAVTETGSSLYSAAKRHLDPKNIFALGNLLPLEEAQASPPPPTSSTPPKAKL
- the CG12853 gene encoding uncharacterized protein, with the translated sequence MPAKKESNKGAKKGAAAPAGAKPTADPVTSESNNAAEPAAKEAKGSKKGKGKKK
- the Lap1 gene encoding Lap1, isoform B; this encodes MPLLSKCFPCFKFKREEVIDKLDYSNTPLTDFPEVWQHERTLEELYLSTTRLQALPPQLFYCQGLRVLHVNSNNLESIPQAIGSLRQLQHLDLNRNLIVNVPEEIKSCKHLTHLDLSCNSLQRLPDAITSLISLQELLLNETYLEFLPANFGRLVNLRILELRLNNLMTLPKSMVRLINLQRLDIGGNEFTELPEVVGELKSLRELWIDFNQIRRVSANIGKLRDLQHFEANGNLLDTLPSELSNWRNVEVLSICSNSLEAFPFSVGMLKSLVTFKCESNGLTELPDSISYLEQLEELVLSHNKLIRLPSTIGMLRSLRFLFADDNQLRQLPDELCSCQQLSVLSVANNQLSALPQNIGNLSKMKVLNVVNNYINALPVSMLNLVNLTSMWLSDNQSQPLVPLQYLDASTKTQLTCFMLPQVTFKMNSIQAQQQAQEQYEFVYANQQQPHASPSRRICFAEEATILSNAKAQPAPNYPSFVAAPPTPTPDQMAGSVRLMRSPTPYPKELRQMSKYVRQAQAATSSANASEVREARVVTNGQIHCDSNNANQDVVDQATTSAIYGIAPETTHIYGVYQQPQQMAHPVPTQEYYGLPLVNYEAHYQQLYVEANTPLPTTHLNGDQDYELQPLQQQPMQQQALPTPRLEPPPYHIARVYTKKTPEDLNLYESMRQRKQQQQLQEQTIYQDALNSNSNFKTTAIGAQDVEESVDQLDYQNNISNNLEPNPEEEDQELDDTMSQHSLNSTATNNTSKASHKKSTWIFGVHKNPTVKQVTLKWENSIGFDIAELLNQVGIFVSSITPNTNAARLLNLNDKLLEIDGYDLTNANLSDAKRVLLNCGTVMNIMLSRK